DNA sequence from the bacterium genome:
CTTTGGCAGGATGTCTTGAATTCGGGAGCGATCCTGGTGTGTACTAACTATATTCTTGTCGAAACTCTGGCACTGTTGCGGCACCGTCTTGGTATGCCGGCAGTCCGGAGCTTTCAAACGGATGTGATTCCCGTTTTGAAAATCGAGTGGGTTTCCGAAACTCTTCATGCTGCTGCCGTTTCGGCGCTTCTGGTGGCGAACCGTCGTCAATTGAGTCTGGTCGATTGCGTGAGCTTTGAAACCATGCGATCTATGGGACTCAAACAGGTCTTCGCGTTTGACCCGGATTTCTCCCAACAGGGTTTTCACCGCATGCCGTAGAATAGATTCATGTTAACCAGTCGAGTCGCCGATTGGCTGCAAGGACTCCGCATTGCCATTTTCGAGTTTACCCTGACCCCTGAGAATGGACTCGTACTGCCTCGTTACAATAAAGCGAACGTCCTGCGCGGCGCTTTTGGTTACGAATGCCGCCGTCTCGTTTGTGGCGCATACTTTCGCGAAGATTGCGCGGATTGCGCGCGGCTGCAGCGTTGTCCTTATGCGGCAATTTTTGAGCCTGCACCTCCGGTCCACGCCATGCAACTCCGGAATTATCAGGATATCCCGCGACCTTTTCTGTTCAGAACGGGTGAATCGGAGTCAACCGAGGCAGGTTCCGGCTGGAAACGATTCATGTTATCGACCCATTGAAGAATCTCAAAAACTTGATCTACTCATCGACCGATCAACTGGTCCGTAATGCGAATATTGTGATCAGGATGCCGGAGATACTTCGTGCCTGTGATGATATGCGGCCCGATCGCCTGGAATTGGAATTCATAAGTCCGACAAAATTGATGTACCAGGAGAAGGAAGTGGTGGAGCCTGAATTCCATCATATTTTCAAGCGGCTGCGCGACCGGATCAGCTCGGTGATGTATTTTTACTGCAGCGAACAGCAAAAAAAGCAATCGGATCACTCAGCGGCTTTGTCGGAAAAGTTACGTTTTCCGGGGATCTATCTCCATTCCTTCCGTTTCTGGTTGCCGGTCAGTGGATCGGAGTTGGAAAGAATACAGTTTTCGGCAACGGCGCTTATAGAATCCTACTCCCGGAGCTGAGGACTGAAACTGAAATCAATCCATTTTAGAATTTGCTGGAGTTATGCTGTACTTGCTCAGGCCAGGATATTCAAAGCTTCCTGAGGACCGGTCCCTTTATGTCTTTTCTGACGATTCCCGTCAAGATGTATCATAGTGACTGTGTGCTCCATCGGCGCCTCTAGCGACAAGAGACTGTCAGAGATTGTCGAAGAGAGCTGAAAGATCGATGACAAGCTCCCGAATCAGAAAACTTTTTGCTGTTCCTGTTGCTCTAGCAGAAAACTTAAGAGTTAGAGCGCCTGATTCCAGAACATAGATCTCTATGCTTGAGGTATCAGGATCAACGAT
Encoded proteins:
- a CDS encoding PIN domain-containing protein yields the protein MNLYVDTSAFFAVMDADDRNHKQARQLWQDVLNSGAILVCTNYILVETLALLRHRLGMPAVRSFQTDVIPVLKIEWVSETLHAAAVSALLVANRRQLSLVDCVSFETMRSMGLKQVFAFDPDFSQQGFHRMP